From Ptychodera flava strain L36383 chromosome 2, AS_Pfla_20210202, whole genome shotgun sequence, the proteins below share one genomic window:
- the LOC139152539 gene encoding uncharacterized protein: MVPIVFLCDRKMAPLTDNGGRRHLSHRAVTGLSISQIVIGCLEIILGSVIIALDGTLEVVTTPVWIGVYFVITGLIGFRAARWRTTGRIVTTMVMCIVSASLCTPALIVLLCVVVNLEAVCHDIEYGCRHGTPEGQMARLTIASTLLLLAVTNLILVIITSAFCCGAVCCKSGNQDLEERAGQQVIFITSSSHVIGMPGANQQENYVADPRAVSIQEKPK; the protein is encoded by the exons ATGGTACCTATAGTTTTTCTCTGTGACCGTAAAATGGCGCCGCTGACAGACAACGGAGGTAGGAGGCATTTATCCCATCGTGCAGTGACCGGACTCAGCATTTCTCAAATCGTGATCGGCTGTCTGGAGATTATATTAGGATCAGTCATTATTGCCTTGGACGGTACTCTGGAGGTTGTTACAACACCTGTGTGGATTGGAGTGTAT TTCGTGATCACTGGGCTGATAGGCTTTCGAGCTGCTAGATGGAGAACAACAGGCCGG ATTGTGACCACAATGGTTATGTGCATTGTTTCTGCCTCATTATGTACACCAGCCTTGATCGTGTTACTGTGCGTAGTGGTGAATCTTGAAGCTGTTTGCCATGACATCGAGTACGGTTGCCGGCACGGAACACCTGAAGGCCAG ATGGCTCGTTTGACGATTGCGAGCACCCTTCTCCTGCTAGCTGTGACAAACTTAATTCTCGTCATCATAACCTCTGCGTTTTGCTGTGGTGCCGTCTGTTGTAAATCCGGCAACCAAGACCTTGAA GAAAGAGCTGGCCAACAAGTAATATTTATTACGTCAAGCAGCCATGTGATTGGAATGCCTG GTGCCAATCAACAAGAGAACTATGTTGCAGATCCACGGGCAGTCAGTATTCAAGAAAAGCCCAAGTGA